The Actinomycetes bacterium genome contains the following window.
CTCGCGCAGGACCTGCCGGTCGAGGCGATGGGCGCCCTCCGGCTGGGGCTCAACACGTGGCACGAGCTCGATGCACCGTACGAGGCGGCCAGGACCCGCATGCTCCTCGCCGGCGCCTACCGCACCCTGGGCGACGCCGAGGCCGCGACGCGCGAGGAGGACGCCGCACGGGCCACGTTCGACCGGCTCGGCGTCGTCGTGGCGCGCGAGGACCGGCCCAGCGGCCTGACCCACCGGGAGGTCGAGGTGGTCCGGCTCGTCTCCGCCGGCAAGAGCAACCGGGCGATCGCCGAGGAGCTGGTCCTGAGCGAGAAGACCGTGGCGCGGCACGTGTCCAACATCTTCGTCAAGACCGGGGTCGCCTCCCGCTCGGCCGTGACGGCGTTCGCCTACGACAGCGGGCTGCTGGGCAGGACTACCCACGGCTGAGGCGTCGGGTTTTGGTGATTGCGACCGACGCGCGTCCGGGCGCCGGGCGGCGACCGTGGGGCTGCCGACCCCGATCGAGGAGCGCCGCGATGCCGAAGTTCGTCGTCGAACGCCGGCTGCCCGGCGCCGGTGAGCTGACGGCGCAGGAGCTCCACGCCATCTGGGCCCGGTGCAACCAGGTCGTCGCCGAGCTCGAGGGGCGCGCGCAGTGGCTGCACAGCTACGTGACGAGCGACCGGCTCTACTGCGTGTACGTCGCCACCGACGCGGACGCGGTCCGCGAGCACGCCGAGATCGGGGGCTTCCCCGCCGACCTGGTCAGCGAGGTGCGCGCCGAAGCCGACCCGGTCAGCGGGGAGTGACCTCGGCCAAGCGGCCCTCCAGGAACCGCCGCTCCGCCGCGTTGCTGGTCAGCGCGATGGCCTCGCGGTAGGCCGCGGCCGACTCGGGCTGACGGCCGAGGCGGCGAAGGAGGTCGGCCCGGGTCGCGGCGAGGTAGCGGTAGCCGTCCAGGCGGCCGTCGCCCGCCAGCACCTCGACCTCGTCCAGCGCGGCCTGCGGCCCGTCGACCATGAGGACGGCGACGCTGCGGTTGAGCGCGACGACCGGGCTGGGCCAGAGCCCGAGCAGGACGTCGT
Protein-coding sequences here:
- a CDS encoding DUF4242 domain-containing protein — protein: MPKFVVERRLPGAGELTAQELHAIWARCNQVVAELEGRAQWLHSYVTSDRLYCVYVATDADAVREHAEIGGFPADLVSEVRAEADPVSGE